From the Anabaena sphaerica FACHB-251 genome, one window contains:
- a CDS encoding phosphorylase, with translation MINTILVPQGAEYQAVCSGLNRVPGFQSKVIAVPIGMQPLYQFLEKNCQHLNQLNQKVLLMGLCGSLNQRYSVGNIVLYQDCFYQGNLQACDSNFTTDIHNQLGDKVSFVKGLTSDRVISLAKEKRNLHEKSGADVVDMEGVAFLEFFQQLGVSTAMLRVVSDDAFHDIPDLTTAISADGSLQPLPLAWKLICQPLAATRLIRGSLQGLKVLEKVACCLASPQTTR, from the coding sequence ATGATTAACACAATTTTAGTACCCCAAGGAGCAGAATACCAAGCCGTGTGTAGCGGGTTAAATCGTGTCCCTGGTTTTCAATCCAAGGTGATAGCTGTTCCTATTGGTATGCAACCACTGTATCAATTCTTAGAAAAAAATTGCCAACATCTAAATCAACTAAATCAAAAAGTCCTACTGATGGGTTTATGTGGGAGCTTAAATCAGCGTTACAGCGTTGGTAATATTGTTCTCTATCAAGATTGTTTTTATCAAGGAAATCTGCAAGCGTGTGATAGTAACTTTACCACAGATATACATAACCAACTTGGGGATAAAGTATCTTTTGTGAAGGGATTAACGAGCGATCGCGTGATATCCTTAGCAAAGGAAAAACGTAATTTACATGAAAAATCCGGTGCTGATGTTGTCGATATGGAAGGAGTCGCGTTTCTAGAATTTTTCCAGCAACTTGGGGTATCAACAGCAATGTTACGAGTCGTCAGTGATGATGCTTTCCATGATATACCTGACCTCACAACAGCTATCAGCGCCGATGGTTCACTTCAACCTTTACCCCTAGCCTGGAAATTAATTTGCCAACCTCTGGCTGCTACTCGGCTGATTCGCGGTTCCTTACAGGGACTCAAAGTATTGGAAAAAGTAGCTTGCTGTTTAGCAAGTCCGCAAACTACGAGATAG
- a CDS encoding asparagine synthetase B family protein codes for MFPYHFIGYWGENKEDFFTQRRRDAERRGEGEGFVWNVVYVGCESAPEIEKNTIAAISASGFFDADIWVMLEEDRLILGREAFGRVSLFWTQQNDVIWFASQLQLLLDIKEKPEVDIFGLYGYSCFSYVPNPLTSVNQVFSVPAGTELIFDINNIGFPEVRKIYQWRESKKQITDENIAVSQLQVLLKQSIEKQIADLNDEPVGVFLSGGLDSSIVAALLVEAGVKVRAYSLDFGKFGISEYPYAEQVAHFLNIPIIKVDASPKNIKNAIIPTIKALDLPFGDGVTVPLYLLNQVASQETQIIFNGEGGDQLFAGWTNKPLIAASIYQVEHPNKSDSFSEQYLRTFHRLWGYEARVYQPDVYAQIQGLNAQEWLLDALDSSFCPSLLHRLRRASLMLKGAQNIHPRATALGFVHGLNVRSPFCDLLLAEWTFQLSGELCLHGACEKYILKRAVENWLPPEIVWRQKRGMGVPLTSWCLNDFWHDIGNWLNPGILKAENIFYLGIAAQIVTGQLGGNIQGRRIGESLWLLIMWELWYTHVFGVKLGQKSWNHPFLLPNWLWKYYQKFTKQSQI; via the coding sequence ATGTTTCCTTATCATTTTATCGGTTATTGGGGTGAGAATAAGGAAGATTTTTTCACGCAGAGACGCAGAGACGCAGAGAGAAGAGGGGAGGGAGAAGGGTTTGTTTGGAATGTTGTTTATGTTGGGTGTGAATCTGCACCTGAAATAGAGAAAAATACTATTGCTGCTATTTCTGCTTCGGGTTTTTTTGATGCTGATATTTGGGTAATGTTAGAAGAAGATAGGTTAATTTTAGGTAGGGAAGCTTTTGGGAGAGTTTCTTTATTTTGGACTCAACAAAATGATGTGATTTGGTTCGCTTCTCAGTTACAGTTACTTTTAGACATAAAAGAAAAACCGGAAGTTGATATTTTTGGTTTATATGGTTATTCTTGTTTTTCTTATGTTCCTAATCCTTTAACTTCTGTTAATCAAGTGTTTTCTGTACCTGCGGGGACGGAGTTAATTTTTGATATTAATAATATTGGTTTTCCTGAAGTTAGAAAGATTTATCAGTGGCGTGAATCAAAAAAACAAATCACAGATGAAAATATCGCAGTTTCTCAGTTACAAGTTTTATTAAAACAATCAATAGAAAAGCAAATTGCAGATTTAAATGATGAACCTGTGGGGGTTTTCCTTTCAGGGGGTTTAGATTCTTCCATTGTCGCGGCTTTGTTGGTAGAAGCGGGGGTGAAGGTTCGCGCTTATTCTTTAGATTTTGGGAAGTTTGGTATTTCTGAATATCCTTATGCGGAACAAGTAGCGCATTTTCTCAATATTCCTATTATTAAGGTTGATGCTAGTCCCAAAAATATTAAAAATGCTATTATTCCTACTATTAAGGCTTTAGATTTACCTTTTGGTGATGGTGTAACTGTTCCTTTATATTTACTTAATCAAGTTGCTTCTCAAGAAACTCAGATTATTTTTAATGGTGAAGGTGGTGATCAATTATTTGCAGGTTGGACTAATAAACCTTTAATTGCTGCTAGTATTTATCAAGTTGAACATCCGAATAAAAGTGACAGTTTTAGTGAACAATATCTGCGAACTTTTCACCGTCTTTGGGGTTATGAAGCTAGAGTGTATCAGCCAGATGTATATGCACAGATTCAGGGTTTAAATGCCCAGGAATGGCTTTTAGATGCTCTTGATTCGAGTTTTTGCCCTTCGTTGTTGCATCGTCTCCGTCGTGCTAGTTTGATGTTAAAAGGAGCGCAAAATATTCATCCTCGTGCGACTGCGTTGGGGTTTGTGCATGGGTTAAATGTGCGATCGCCTTTTTGTGATTTACTTTTAGCAGAATGGACTTTTCAGCTATCTGGAGAACTGTGTTTACACGGTGCTTGTGAAAAATATATCCTCAAACGCGCTGTAGAAAATTGGCTACCACCAGAAATTGTTTGGAGACAAAAGCGGGGTATGGGTGTTCCCTTAACCTCTTGGTGTTTAAATGATTTTTGGCATGATATCGGTAATTGGCTAAATCCGGGTATACTAAAGGCAGAAAATATTTTTTACCTTGGTATAGCAGCACAAATTGTTACAGGACAATTAGGAGGAAATATTCAAGGACGACGGATAGGTGAGAGTCTTTGGTTACTAATTATGTGGGAACTTTGGTATACTCACGTTTTTGGTGTCAAACTAGGTCAAAAGTCTTGGAATCATCCATTTTTATTACCTAATTGGTTATGGAAATATTACCAAAAATTTACCAAGCAATCCCAAATTTAA
- a CDS encoding asparagine synthetase B family protein has translation MFVNFFKTPKSKLSHLEVTHSWCVAYGKLDNLTADVIWQDEKFAVISTPKNCAVSPTKRFVVIGDIWLSNRENLLTELGIDIHDNISNQQIIAQLWEKYNSGFLNLLLGMFNLVVWDREKQILYLGRDAIGSRTLYYTTTGSTRWIAPKLRTLNPFHSHDLDLVALRDYLCCAFVPGERTLWQNVREMRPGTLMQMPTEEIYQYWQLQEQVIDINQPLEWYSTKLRSLLELVVQEYLPKNEPVGVFLSGGLDSSSITALAAKIHTAPVHTYSIHFGTETANELEFSNLVAQHCQTQHHILEITFRDMWERLPETMSYLDDPIGDPLTVPNLLLGRMARENVQITLNGEGGDPCFGGPKNQPMLINSLYGAINNQDSLQAYLISFQKCALDLPQLLKPEIYQSIKNESSVFSADLNSDANYLNRLMSLNIKFKGADQILTKVNNLTQAADLQGLSPLFDQRVVDLSMQIPPEYKLSGVEEKAVFKKAVSDILPDSIIHRPKSGMMVPVQLGFKKYWQREARKLLLNRNSAISPYINQDILRNWLDFKGDIWGRYGVKLWLLVSLEIWLQVNKKLVIK, from the coding sequence ATGTTTGTTAATTTTTTTAAAACTCCTAAATCAAAACTTTCCCATCTTGAAGTAACTCATAGTTGGTGTGTAGCTTATGGAAAGTTGGATAATTTAACAGCAGATGTCATTTGGCAAGATGAAAAATTTGCAGTTATTTCTACACCAAAAAATTGTGCAGTTAGTCCCACCAAAAGATTTGTCGTAATTGGTGATATATGGTTAAGCAATCGAGAAAATCTACTCACAGAATTGGGGATTGATATTCATGATAATATTAGTAATCAACAAATAATTGCACAACTTTGGGAAAAATACAACTCTGGATTTCTAAACCTATTATTAGGGATGTTCAACTTAGTAGTTTGGGATAGGGAGAAGCAAATATTATATTTAGGAAGAGATGCCATAGGTAGCCGCACTTTATATTACACTACCACGGGTTCAACTCGCTGGATAGCCCCAAAATTAAGAACTCTAAACCCTTTTCACTCACATGATTTAGATCTAGTAGCATTGAGAGATTACCTCTGTTGTGCTTTCGTCCCCGGAGAAAGAACACTGTGGCAAAATGTCCGAGAAATGCGTCCCGGAACCTTAATGCAAATGCCAACAGAGGAAATTTATCAATATTGGCAACTACAAGAACAAGTTATAGATATAAATCAACCTTTAGAATGGTATAGCACAAAACTCCGTTCTTTACTGGAGCTAGTTGTACAGGAATATTTACCAAAAAACGAACCTGTAGGAGTTTTCTTATCAGGTGGTTTAGATTCAAGTAGCATTACTGCATTAGCCGCAAAAATTCATACTGCACCAGTTCATACTTATTCAATTCATTTTGGTACAGAAACTGCCAATGAATTAGAATTTTCTAATTTAGTTGCTCAACATTGCCAAACCCAACACCATATTTTAGAAATTACCTTCCGGGATATGTGGGAACGTCTACCGGAAACAATGAGTTATTTAGATGATCCTATCGGTGATCCATTAACAGTCCCAAACCTATTATTAGGAAGAATGGCAAGGGAAAATGTACAGATTACCCTCAATGGAGAAGGTGGAGATCCTTGCTTTGGTGGACCTAAAAATCAACCTATGTTGATTAATAGTTTATATGGTGCAATTAATAATCAAGATTCTCTGCAAGCTTATTTAATTTCTTTTCAAAAGTGTGCATTAGATTTACCACAACTTTTAAAACCAGAGATTTACCAAAGTATAAAAAACGAATCATCTGTATTTTCGGCTGATTTAAATTCTGATGCTAATTATTTAAATAGATTAATGTCATTGAATATTAAATTTAAAGGTGCAGATCAAATTTTAACAAAAGTGAATAACTTAACTCAAGCAGCAGATTTACAAGGTTTATCACCCTTATTTGATCAGCGAGTAGTTGATTTAAGTATGCAAATTCCCCCAGAATATAAACTTTCAGGAGTGGAAGAAAAAGCAGTTTTTAAAAAAGCTGTAAGTGATATTTTACCAGATAGCATTATTCATCGTCCTAAAAGCGGGATGATGGTTCCCGTACAACTAGGATTTAAAAAATATTGGCAACGGGAAGCGAGGAAATTGCTGTTAAATAGAAATAGTGCGATTTCACCTTATATTAATCAGGATATTTTACGTAATTGGTTAGATTTTAAAGGAGATATTTGGGGAAGATATGGTGTTAAACTATGGTTATTGGTAAGTTTGGAAATTTGGTTGCAGGTAAATAAAAAATTAGTAATTAAGTAA
- a CDS encoding cyanophycin synthetase: MRLTTSILKKVAIEMGATVLIEPEYELIGHITFENGKKTVFDNTRLNINGFGSAYLAQDKGFSNYFLQQLGYRVTEGKTFFNEKMCAKIANPRNIHDGWDYVQELGLPVIVKPLNLSLGILVTKVSDQSEYYQVAEKIFNIHPGLIVERFYNGNDFRILALDNEIIAAYQRIPLSVTGDGHSTILQLLETKREQLIKTGEKILIDLEDFRIIQKLHKQNLTFDSVIRKDTLVYLLDNANLSTGGDSVDFTENIHPDFQKLAINITKDMGLRLAGVDILTTDITQPLVDYTLLEINSAPGLAHYAFLGEMQIQKVEDLYRKILQALENE; the protein is encoded by the coding sequence ATGAGATTAACTACATCAATTTTAAAAAAAGTAGCTATAGAAATGGGTGCTACTGTTTTAATTGAACCTGAATATGAATTAATTGGACATATTACTTTTGAAAATGGGAAAAAAACCGTTTTTGATAATACTAGACTCAATATTAATGGTTTTGGTTCTGCATATTTAGCTCAGGATAAAGGCTTCTCGAATTATTTTTTGCAGCAACTTGGTTACAGAGTTACAGAGGGTAAAACATTTTTTAATGAAAAAATGTGTGCAAAAATAGCCAACCCTAGAAATATCCATGATGGTTGGGATTATGTCCAAGAATTAGGATTACCTGTAATTGTTAAACCGTTAAATCTCAGTTTAGGAATCTTAGTTACGAAAGTATCTGACCAATCTGAATACTATCAAGTTGCAGAAAAAATTTTTAATATTCATCCTGGACTAATAGTAGAAAGATTTTATAATGGTAATGACTTTAGAATTCTAGCTTTAGATAATGAAATAATTGCTGCTTATCAAAGAATTCCCTTATCTGTAACTGGTGATGGGCATTCTACTATTTTGCAATTACTAGAAACAAAACGCGAACAGTTGATAAAGACAGGTGAAAAGATATTAATTGATTTAGAAGATTTCCGCATTATTCAAAAATTACACAAGCAAAACCTCACTTTTGATAGTGTAATTAGGAAAGATACTTTAGTTTATCTGTTAGATAATGCTAATCTATCTACTGGAGGTGATTCAGTAGATTTCACGGAAAATATTCATCCTGATTTTCAGAAATTAGCGATTAATATCACTAAAGATATGGGTTTGAGATTAGCAGGTGTAGATATCCTTACCACTGATATTACTCAACCATTGGTAGATTATACTCTATTGGAAATTAATAGCGCCCCTGGTTTAGCTCATTATGCTTTTCTTGGTGAGATGCAAATACAGAAAGTAGAAGATTTATATCGCAAAATTCTCCAAGCATTAGAAAACGAATAA
- a CDS encoding diaminopimelate decarboxylase family protein: MEILPKIYQAIPNLRTPFSLELAQELLQIYGSPLYIYDGDILRQTISRITKAISYPHTQFHFASVTNGNIALLKIFKNAGWGLHANTPGDIYLGLNAGFEPQNIVYSGSNLNREEMEQVLNWGVTTLNLDSISQLRLLCEVFLSHAETQRRGEEEELRLGLRLNVSEDSRIGVSLADFSEAVSIAKDVGLKISGLHFYRGTGTNATSAFTDVIDWVLDIGQNLPDWQYLDFGGGFGYPYHHQGAAFNWELFGDELSSRIRKLEKNINLIIEPGRAAVAAGATLLAKVVSVKWQGEKQIIGVDSTVANISVPAVHGGYREIVTWKNPTSENYFTDVCGNTTYSRDYLGKNCQLPALVIGDIIAILDVGAYGYAMSSHFLHRPKPAEVLLENSTHRLIRKREDYSVLINNQIV; encoded by the coding sequence ATGGAAATATTACCAAAAATTTACCAAGCAATCCCAAATTTAAGAACTCCATTTTCTTTGGAACTCGCTCAAGAGTTATTACAAATTTACGGTTCTCCTTTGTATATTTATGATGGGGATATTTTACGTCAAACTATTTCACGTATTACTAAAGCTATCAGTTATCCTCACACTCAGTTTCATTTCGCTAGTGTGACAAATGGCAATATTGCATTATTAAAAATATTTAAAAATGCTGGTTGGGGACTTCATGCTAATACTCCAGGGGATATTTATTTAGGTTTAAATGCGGGTTTTGAACCTCAAAATATTGTGTATAGCGGGAGTAATTTAAATCGGGAGGAAATGGAACAGGTTTTAAATTGGGGTGTGACTACTCTGAATTTGGATAGTATTTCTCAGTTGCGTTTGTTGTGTGAGGTTTTTTTGTCTCACGCAGAGACGCAGAGACGCGGAGAGGAAGAGGAGTTACGTCTTGGTTTGCGGTTGAATGTTTCGGAAGATAGTCGTATTGGTGTTAGTTTAGCAGATTTTAGTGAAGCTGTTTCTATTGCTAAGGATGTGGGTTTAAAGATTTCGGGTTTACATTTTTATCGGGGTACGGGGACTAATGCAACTTCTGCTTTTACTGATGTGATTGATTGGGTTTTAGACATAGGACAAAATTTACCAGATTGGCAATATTTAGATTTCGGTGGTGGTTTTGGTTATCCATATCATCATCAAGGTGCTGCTTTTAATTGGGAATTATTTGGAGATGAATTGAGTAGCAGAATTAGGAAGTTAGAAAAAAATATTAATTTGATTATTGAACCAGGACGCGCTGCTGTAGCTGCTGGTGCGACTTTGTTAGCTAAGGTTGTATCTGTAAAATGGCAAGGTGAAAAACAAATTATTGGTGTAGATTCTACTGTTGCTAATATTTCTGTTCCTGCTGTACATGGGGGTTATCGAGAAATCGTAACTTGGAAAAATCCAACTTCGGAAAATTACTTCACTGATGTTTGTGGAAATACTACTTATTCACGGGATTATTTAGGTAAAAATTGCCAACTTCCAGCTTTAGTAATTGGTGATATCATTGCTATTTTAGATGTTGGTGCTTATGGTTATGCTATGTCTTCTCACTTTTTACATCGTCCCAAACCTGCGGAGGTTTTATTAGAAAATAGTACACATCGCTTAATTAGAAAAAGAGAAGATTACAGTGTTTTAATAAATAATCAAATAGTTTAA
- a CDS encoding adenylate/guanylate cyclase domain-containing protein, with amino-acid sequence MIPSYLRREDELLSKLENVSNEVFSSLVYKLEQGEDPEEMLTMTTKKLKPESVILGGVLYQANGKLVEKFGEQPTISYDSLGKAKVFRWRSQDRKRYDVAWSIPKPQTKYILIVRHNSAAVQVELYAFLIRIAGLVLVISVFVTLSTMLTLGITVIRPILLLRDDLVAAGEAISADLDDPPFSTLSIERKDEMGEVIEAFKQMFQRVRKEISDRQRIEACLRDEQEKSERLLLNILPAEIAQQLKQEQSPIANRFDEVTILFADLVNFTGLAAQISPIELVNSLNQIFSSFDRLAEFYGLEKIKTIGDAYMVVGGLPTPRSDHAIAVAQMALDMQQSISQFKTATGQSFQLRIGINTGSVVAGVIGLKKFSYDLWGDAVNLASRMESHGVVGKIQVSETTYLHLKDEYELEKRGEIQVKGRGEVTTYFLIGNG; translated from the coding sequence TTGATACCATCTTACTTGCGACGAGAAGATGAACTGTTATCAAAGCTGGAGAATGTTTCTAACGAAGTTTTTTCTTCCCTTGTTTACAAACTTGAGCAAGGAGAAGATCCTGAAGAAATGTTGACCATGACAACTAAAAAACTCAAACCTGAGTCTGTGATTCTGGGAGGAGTGCTTTACCAAGCTAATGGAAAATTGGTGGAAAAATTTGGTGAGCAACCTACTATTTCCTATGATTCTTTGGGTAAAGCTAAAGTTTTTCGATGGAGAAGTCAGGATAGAAAACGCTACGATGTCGCTTGGTCTATTCCCAAACCGCAGACAAAATATATCCTGATTGTACGTCACAACTCTGCTGCTGTGCAAGTAGAATTGTATGCTTTTTTAATACGGATTGCTGGATTGGTTTTAGTGATCTCGGTTTTTGTCACCCTCTCCACGATGTTAACTTTGGGAATAACGGTAATTAGGCCAATTTTGTTGCTGCGAGATGATTTGGTAGCTGCGGGTGAAGCTATTAGTGCGGATTTAGATGATCCACCTTTTTCTACTTTATCTATTGAACGTAAAGATGAGATGGGTGAGGTGATTGAGGCTTTTAAACAAATGTTTCAAAGAGTGCGAAAAGAAATTAGCGATCGCCAAAGGATTGAAGCTTGTCTACGAGATGAACAGGAAAAGTCAGAACGCTTGCTGCTGAATATTTTACCCGCAGAGATAGCCCAACAGTTGAAGCAGGAACAAAGTCCGATTGCTAACCGATTTGATGAGGTAACAATTCTTTTTGCTGATCTTGTCAATTTTACTGGTTTAGCTGCTCAAATATCCCCGATAGAATTAGTCAACTCACTCAATCAGATTTTTTCCAGTTTTGATAGGTTAGCAGAATTTTATGGCTTAGAGAAAATCAAGACTATTGGTGATGCTTATATGGTAGTTGGTGGCTTACCTACTCCACGCTCAGATCATGCGATCGCAGTTGCTCAAATGGCGCTGGATATGCAACAGAGTATTTCTCAATTTAAAACAGCAACAGGCCAATCATTTCAACTGCGAATTGGTATTAATACTGGTTCTGTCGTTGCTGGGGTGATTGGTTTGAAAAAGTTTAGTTATGATTTATGGGGTGATGCTGTTAACCTAGCTAGTCGCATGGAATCTCACGGCGTTGTCGGTAAAATTCAAGTTTCTGAAACAACTTATCTGCACCTCAAAGATGAGTACGAATTAGAAAAGCGGGGAGAAATTCAAGTCAAGGGTAGAGGTGAAGTGACAACTTATTTTTTAATTGGTAATGGGTAA